DNA sequence from the Gadus morhua chromosome 21, gadMor3.0, whole genome shotgun sequence genome:
AATTACTACAAGAGAAAATGCTGTTCTGGTgaagagaaacaagagcaacaAAAAACTAATATCTTACAGGGTCATGACAACTCAAGTAATACAGAAAAAAGTATATCAGAATTATTACAATTAGATTAATCATGTCCATGGGATATTAGAAGACGTCCATTTAGGTTCCAGCCAATCAAAGACTAGCTGCACCTTTCCATTGTACAGCAATCCGGGTTAGACGACCTGATGATTCCAATTATGTGTGCTTCTGCTTCTCAAGTCCAATTCACCAGCACAACAATGAATCCTGGGTCGGATCTCCTCCACATCTAAACGCagacctccatctcctccagcgTCAGTGGGCCTGCAGTCATATAGAGTGGAACTGGGCCTACAGTTATATAGAGTGTTACTGGTTATTTCCTGCCCATTACGAAACTGGGAGCCTCCGCATCGTCCTCCGCCTccttgtcatcatcatcatcactgctgctgctggagctcttCTCGTCGCCCTCCTTGGTGGAGTCCTCCTTCGCCTTCTTGGCGctcatcttcttcatcttcagcTTGTCCCTCTTCTTGCGGCGCTTGGCGGTGCGGTCGTCTGCAGCCTTCTTGTTCTCCTCTACCTTGTCCAGGTAGTCTATGTCCTGCTTCACCTTGTCCGACATCTTGTCCAGGAAGTCCTGCCGTTGGTACTCCCTGCGGCGGAGGTGGCGGTAGACGTGGAACTCTCCGCTGCCGGCCCCGGCGCTGGAGCCCATCACGTCCCGGACGAACTCCGGCGGGGCCCGCGGGTTCCAGTCCCGCGGCCGCTCAGGGATGGGCGCGGGTTTGTCCGGGTTCCGCATCAGCCGCTCCAGCTTGAGCCGCTGCTCCTCCGCCGGGGTCTTGGCGATGATGAGCTTTTTGGATTCTTTGCCGCCATGTTTGGAGGGTTTccctgttgtgttttttgtatcgGTTTTCGCCGCCATGCTTCAAAATCAACAATCGTCCACTTCCGACTCCCACAGGTCGACCCGGAAACGGATTAAATCCGGTTACGACCCGGAAGGGTCATgacttttatatattttttgtttgcgCAGTAATAGCATCCTTTAATTTTGCGTGAAATCATGGTAATTTTtagttttaaaacaaaaaagaacatatgtaataacaaaaaataaatgaatagattTTAATCCGAATTACAGTGCATTGCGTAAGTTTTAACGGACACGATTCTCCACCAATGAGCATCCACCACAGAGAGCTGTCGCCCAATCAGTCTCGGCTCCGGCCATCGTGACGGGTGACGCTTGCCTACGTTCGTAAGCAGGAGGACATTGACTTTACTTAACCCTCGTCTCCTGCCGTGTGTGTTCGGCAACTAATCAAAACAAACACCACCTGTATCGTTACACCAACGTATCGTCAAGCGGACAACATGAACAACCTGATCCGAGCGAGCGTCCGCTGTCTGCGGGCGGGCAGCACTGCGGGGTACCCGTCGATGCGGCTCCCCGCTGGTCCGGTGTCGTTCACCGCTGCCCGGCTCCTGTGCGCCGCCACGGACATGCAGCAGACCCTGGGGGAGATGGTGAAGAAGGACAAGGTGGTGGTGTTCATCAAGGGGACCCCCGCCCAGCCCATGTGCGGTTTCAGTAATGCGGTGGTGCAGATCCTCCGGATGCATGGGGTGGACGACTACGCAGCGTACAACGTGCTTGACGACCAGGACCTCCGACAAGGTCAGTGGTCCGGGGACTGTCCTGATGGACCGGGCCAGTGGTCCGGGGACTGTCCTGATTAACTGTAGGGGTTCGGCTAGAGTTGttgtggttttcaacttaatGAATAAGTTACGGTTAAAATCCTATTTGGTGACATTTAATCTAGATGCTAATGGTGACTGGCCGTATTGTCTCATTGCGTCATTTCAACACAGTGCTTATGGGGGTTTCTTGTCTGAAGGAGTCTGccacacactgggggggggggggggggacttttaTCAGTCCTCACCAGCTCCGCCAGAGGGGTGGGGTGGCCTTTATGTCAAATGTTAAAATCTGTTGAGGAAAGTGCAGTTTTTGGCAACGTCACTGCTCGTTACAGAGAAGTGGACAGTCTATTGTGTGTTCAGGCCCTCACTTCAGACAGGGGACAAGGAAGTTAAGAAACCGACGACGTCACTCTATTCAGTAGGGCTTGTTTTCAAGCTTGGGAGACCTGGCAATCTCTCTAAAGTGGGTAAGCTGGTTCAGGCCGTAAAATAACCAATCTCCTATTGGGCCTGAACACGGGGAACAGGGAAAACTACCATCATCCACCATCTTCCTGACCGATAACTAATGAACCAAATTTTAGATAAGATCTAACTCTTTACAGAGTGGAATTATCTTACCTTAACACTAGAAATCACAGAATTAAACATTTGGAGAACATTGGTCACAGAGTCACTCGACCCAGCGACCTCACGATTAGaaactcactcgctctctccccaCCACCAGGCATCAAGGAGTTCTCCAACTGGCCCACCATCCCCCAGGTGTACCTCAACAGCGAGTTTGTGGGCGGCTGCGACATCCTGCTGCAGATGCACCAGAGCGGagacctggtggaggagctcaaCAAGATGGGCATCCGCTCGGCGCTGGTGGAGGCCGAGAAGGAGTCCAagtagccccgccccccgccgccgacCCACCCGGACACTCAGAGGAACCGACTCCCAGACGAACCACGGCCACCACCTGACCGCCCGACCGGCCGCCGACCAGAGCCAATCAGCACCCATCTTTATCTTAATTTAGTTATTTCCTGACGTGGGGAGGAAGGTACACTGATTGGTTAGCAGGTTCCACCACTTATCTTGAtgacgagggggaggggggcatccAACCAGGGGTCGGGGTGCCCGAACGCTGCCGTTGGTAACATCCAAAGGTAATAAGCGGCAGTGTCAAATCCAACGCGAATGCCAACTGCCACCGACCCCAGCCCCCTTTAGTAAGGATATGTTTACACCAggtgggggttggtgggggttttacacctggtgtgtgtgcgttggaaaCTTAACAACAAGCCCGGTGGAACCTTTTGGAGAAACGACCTACAAGTCTGAATGACGGAGCATTTGAATACTATTCCTGTCAgggcccttctcccccctcgtccctaacccctcctcccccctcgtccctaacccctcctccccccttggccctcaccccatctccccccttggccctcacccctcctccccccttggccctcaccccatctccccccttccctaGAAGGCTCTTGATCCTGCTGTTTATAGCACCACTTCCTGTTAGGGTTCAAACCCAGTGTGACGGCAgccaggaagtgatgtcaccgTCCCCGTCTTATTTCTACTACACTAAACCAACGGGGAACGATACTGTTCTGTTTAAACAGGGTCTTATTCTTATATATCGGGTTCAtttcttcgttttttttaatcccAGACAAAAGGATTATTTTTCTAGATCAGCTCGGATATTTCCATGATAGTTTGCTTTTACAAGCAATAGTATCTTTGAAGAAGCAGATTAGTACATAATAGCCAATAGCGACACAGTAAAGTTTGCCAATGGTTACATCTGACGTAGTTAAAGGCGGGCTTTACTATTCATGCATAACAAGTTCATATAAACCACTTGATTGACAGCAGGGTGCAGCAATGATTACACTGTGTATGCAagccatgtttgtttgtatccTATTAACCCTTTCCTCTCACCAACCGCAGTCAGTTGGTCAACTGTCTAATGAAATGGTCCAAACGCACCCTCATCATGTGTACACTCTCCGAAACTTAAcagtcttccacctccaccGTTTTGTTTCTCCTAGTTCAAAATGGCGGTCTCGGAAATGGACAAGACAACACCTTGGtggtctatctgtctgtcctgGTCTGTGGTCAGTTCTTTCTGTGTGAGCGCTGAAGCTCAGCGCGCTGCTTCACACTGTTGGTATTTAAGTGACGCTTGTGGTGTGCACTGTAAGATAATTTATATTGAGATATTACGTGTATTTCAGTGGCACATTGAACtgtttatcaataaaaaaaatattttgccaTGACTTTGGATTGGGATTTTGTCTTCAAGTCAAAAATGAGCGGATATAAATGTCCTTTCTCGACGAGGACATGTTTACCAAATGGAGGCAGGAATGGCAGGGTGCGGTCAGCCTGATGGTTGTAGGTTCAAACCTTAATGTCTGCAATGCCCAACCCTGCCTGCTCGCTCATCACATGTAGCGTCAGAACAATTCAGAGTCTGACAAAGGTGCTGGCTAAAGGCTACAGGACTAAACTCAACATTACATCCTTATCTTGTCCAGAGCCCCTAGCTGTGATACTAAACTCTGGAAACTACCGGATACATTGACTCACTGGTCATAACTGACAAGCATAACAAGTGTCAAGAATAGTTATACTACATTTGAGACTGGTAAATATTTACCTCAGTATTTGTGTCTTTATATTTGCCGATACTGGAAAACACAAAATACTTACTTGAACCATATTCAAACTGGTACATATATTCTAAATTTGGAAGTGACTATTAAACAGCCATTGAAGTTTAAATGGGATAAACATTCTGTGGTTCAAATGTTTGGTGTTTCTACTAGTTCctaccttcactctctgtccctgaaaacctcaatcaaagccagaaatccaggggttatcatggattcagatttacatttcgacagtcacatcaaatcagttacaaaatctgcatattatcaccttaaaaaatgtagcaagacttagagggctcatgtccactgAAGACTTACagaaacttgtacatgcctttatcactagtaagcttgattactgcaacggtctcctcacaggtctccccAAACacctgaggaagcttcagcttgttcagaatgctgctgctagagttctaacaaagaccaaaaaatttgaacatattacaccaattctgaaatcgttacattggcttcctgtaagtCAGAGAAtggattttaaaatcatgttgctaacctataaatccgtacatggtttaggcccaaaatatttaactgatatgcttccactacatcagccttctaaaCCATTTAGATCCtatgagaccaatctgttaattatccacagagtaaacacgaaacatgggaaagcatgatttagttactatgcaacaaatagctggaataaactccctgaggatttaagacgtgccccaactctgagcacctttaagacaagactgaagacttttatgtttgctttagctttctgcaaaatcttaaatacattgcactttctaaaaaagcttttttaactttgcctttattttctattttaatactaaaatgcctttttaactttccattttacccatttctttgcaaatgttttcttttacttatctattattttattttattgtatgacaatgtttatatgtgaagcactttgagtctgccttgtgtttgaaaagtgctatataaataaagttgccttgccttgcctagtcAAATGAGTAAATGATTATTACCTTGTGAAAATCTGTATTAATTCTTCTTATTTTGGTATACAaagattaaaatacatttatctGTACCGGGCCATAACTCTGAAAAGAGTATAAAATAATTCTTACACCAGCTAAACTTATAAGAATGGGAAGAACCGAAAACCAGGAACTGTAATAAATGAATTGGATGCTAAATTTCTTTCTTAAACCTGAAATTAtttaatacaaaatattaatttataaaataaaacttAAGTAGGATTGACAGTAGCACAACACTGTAAATACTGACATCGGCCAGCCAGGCTATTGGCAGTGAGCTGGCACACAGAAGAGCCAATCGCCTTTCGCCTCAGCACTCAGttcaccctcctcaccctcaaCCAATCAGTCCAAGGCTGCAGACGAACCCTCcatgctccccctcctccggaCCGACCGCTGCCACCGCTCCAATGTTCCGAGGGACGTCACCTGCCACCAGCCAATCAGGGGGCAGAGAGCAACTGCAGTAGCACCTGTTCCACCAGAGGGGGGTGCTGTTCCCACGGGTTAGTGTTTCTGTGCTTTAGTCttttattattcattaaaaAGGGCCCTTGTTTCCTCCCCAGTCACCAGTGCTGTTGATTCGCCGTCAGAGGCCATTAAGAAACCCTGTCATGACATCATAGGTGGGAGTGCCACTGGTACGCTGATCGACCTGTCCGTCAAGCGTCTGGTATGACagtcccacttgtgatgtcactatgggAAGCGGTTTGGAGCTGAGGCGGCTCCGCTAGACCTTCTTCACCGAGCGGCCATGTTGGTTAGCTGGCTGGGGAAACCTTCTATGAACTCTGGAGGAACCATGACCCTCTAGGCCTGCCTTCCGTTTCCACACCCGGGAAGCATCGGGAAGCATCAGGAAGGCATTCCCATTTAATCGTCATGTTTTCCCCAAATATTCCAGAAGGTTTCCCAC
Encoded proteins:
- the prkrip1 gene encoding PRKR-interacting protein 1 homolog; this encodes MAAKTDTKNTTGKPSKHGGKESKKLIIAKTPAEEQRLKLERLMRNPDKPAPIPERPRDWNPRAPPEFVRDVMGSSAGAGSGEFHVYRHLRRREYQRQDFLDKMSDKVKQDIDYLDKVEENKKAADDRTAKRRKKRDKLKMKKMSAKKAKEDSTKEGDEKSSSSSSDDDDDKEAEDDAEAPSFVMGRK
- the glrx5 gene encoding glutaredoxin-related protein 5, mitochondrial; this encodes MNNLIRASVRCLRAGSTAGYPSMRLPAGPVSFTAARLLCAATDMQQTLGEMVKKDKVVVFIKGTPAQPMCGFSNAVVQILRMHGVDDYAAYNVLDDQDLRQGIKEFSNWPTIPQVYLNSEFVGGCDILLQMHQSGDLVEELNKMGIRSALVEAEKESK